In the genome of Fructilactobacillus hinvesii, the window ATAGCCGAAATATAAGCCTTCTTACCGTCAACTAGTTGAACCTGGGTAATATCAGTGTGCAGCACTTTAAACGGTATCTTTTCACTAAAGTGTTGCTTTAATAAGTTAGGCGCAATTTTCCCCACTTTTCCACGAAACGAGCTATATCTTTTGCTGGTTGGTTTAGAATACACTTTAGTTTTAATTCCCAATTGAGTCATTAATTTTCTAACTGTTTCTGGACAAATACTAATTCCACATTTAACCAATTTCAGCCAGATTCTTCTGTAACCGAAGGTTTCTAGATTTTTACTAAAAATGGATTTAATTTCTGATTTAACTTGCCGATATTTATCTGGTTGTTTGGCTCGTTTAAGATTGTAATAGAAGGTTGAGCGAGCCATTGAAAAGTAACGAAAAAGCTGTTTGAGCGAATACTTATGCCTCAAAGTATCTATGACCTGTGCTTCCAATTGTCGTTTTGTCCAATTTTGATGCCGTACTCTGAGGCTAGATGTTTTTTTAAGATATCAATCTCCATCTGATTTTCATTAATTTGAGCTTTTAGCTTAGAAATTTCATCTAAATAAGCTGACTCCTTATCTTGTGATAAGGGTGAATCTTTATATTTTTTCTTCATTGATGGTCTACCATGCCTTTTCGGTAAGAGCGCCTCAGCACCAAAATGATTAAATTGATAAATCCAATTTTGTACTTGACTTTGATTGAGTTTAAATTCTAATGCTGTAAGCCGAATACTAGTTTCATGAGTTTTATAGTAGTTTACCACGCTTAATTTAAATTCTCTGGAATAAATTTTATGTGATCGATTAACTTTTAACCCTAACGGTCCTTCCGATTTATAAATTTCGATCCATTGCAATAGATTAGTATTAGATTTGATGTTAAATTTTCTAGCGGTTTCCCTACTGGAAACCGGGTTATTTAAGTAAAATTCAACTACTTTAATTTTGAATTTTGTACGTATTTAGTCATAAAAATACCCAATAAAAATTAGATTTTTTTCTAACTTTTATTGGGCACTACAAAGCACATCCTGTTTTTTTATTCTAAATTAGCGTGACGATTCCGCATTTCTGCTTCGGTAATCCCAGCAAACTGCATATAAGCTAGCGTCAGGGCATCACCAAACAACCACACGGATTGTTCAAACAAACTCCCCATTGGTTGTACGGAAGCCTGCTCCTCTCCCACTAAGTTCTTACTCTTACCTGGTAAGAGCGTCACTTGTTGCGCCAGATCCGCTAGCGGAGAAACATCCGTCGTGGTCAATAACCACACATTAGCGCCTGCCTGTTGCGCCGCTTTTGCAATGTTAACGGTTCCGATCGTAGTTCCCGAGGCAGAGGCAACGATTAATAGATCACCCGACTGAATCGCAGGCGTCGTAGTTTCCCCCACTACGTAAGCCATTTTGCCTAATTGCATCAAACGCATCGCCAGGCCACGTAGCGCGAGACCCGAGCGCCCACCACCATAGACAAAAATTCGAGGAGCTTGGTGCAACTGTTCAAGCTCCGCCGGTTCGATTGCAACGTCTTGGTGCGCTAATTCTGCAATAATGGTTTGCCACATCGTCAATCGCCTACTTTAATTTGGCTTTGAATTCTGCAGCGGTCTTTTCTGGATCATCAGTCGTAGCAATCCCGCCACCAACAATCAAAAGATCTGGATTAGCAGCCTTCACTTCGTCCACGTTGTCGAGCTTAATTCCCCCGGCAATGGCAGTTTTAGTGTTTGTCACGTTTTCCTTAATCTTAGCAAAAGTAGCAAATGGAGTTTCACCCTTGGCCTGCAGGTCATATCCCGTGTGAGTGCCAATGTAATCAGCACCCATGGCATCAATTTCACGAGCCCGCTTAGCAACATCTTGGACTCCAATCATGTCCACGAGAATTTCCTTGCCATCATCATGAGCTGCTTTAACGGCGTCTTTAATTGATTGGTCTTCCGCAACTCCCAAAATGGTGGTAATGTCAGCTCCGTACTTAAATGCTTGGTTTACTTCGTAACTAGCCACGTCCATGATCTTTAAATCAGCCAGTAAGGTAATGTCTGGAAATTTTTTTCTAATTTTAGCTAAGCCTTCCAAACCAAAGTTGATCACCAAGGGAGTTCCGTATTCGAAGATATCGATACTATCCTTGGTTTTATCGATTAATTTGATTGCTCCGTCTACGTCTTCTAGGTCAATCGCGAGTTGAATTTTCATCATTAATTACCCCTTTTTACTTATTTTTTGTATGCAAGTACTACTGTATCATACTCAATTCCAGCTACAAAAAGATGTGCTCGCTGGATCTAACTAAAAAAGACAGCCGCTTTGACTGTCTTTTTGGTCTAAACCTATTTTATTGCCAGTTCTTTTTCTTGGAAGTTAATCCAATTCCAGGGTTAAACGTGTTCGTTGGGTCATTTTCCTTGTAGTGTTTTACTAACGTTTCTGGAGCATGGTAGAGGTGTCCCACGTTGTGTTCAGCTGGGTAAATTGCTCCCCGGGCATCAAATTGTTTCAGCATCTTGGGCTTCAATTCGTGAGCATCTACTCCCGGTTTCAAAATATAATCTTGGTGCATCACGTGATCCAAGAAGTGCCCATAGTACATTTTGTACTGAATTTGATCGTCAATTTCCTTTGGCAAAGTTTCAAACCATTTTTCTTCATTTCGTGGTAAAGCAACGTCCAACGGTAGGATTTGATTTCCTTCCTTTTGGTGGGTTTCCTGGTACCGAATTGGCACAGAAGCAGCTACGTACCGGTGAATGGCAGCCACATTGGCTTCATGATGGGTACATTCAAAGTAGTCCCCTTCGTTATTCTGGAAGAATTCGTCCAGATATTGCTTTGCTTCTGCAATCCCGTCATCAGAAACCTTCAGTTGCAAATAGTGAGTATATTTGTTCCGATACTCTTCCATCCTCTTGGGCAATTGGTTTGGGAACAGCACACTCGATTTTTGTAACGTTCGGTCAATGAAGTCCGGCTTAAACGTTGGAATGTGGCGTAACTTCCGTTCGGTCGCAGCTCTAAAGTTAAACAGGAACGGAAGCGGATTCGTTCCAAGGTATTCAATGACCATCAGGGAGTCTTTTCCATACTTTTTGGCTAAATCGTAAGCATCCCGGTGCATGTATTCCCCAGAAATCGGCAAATGTTTAAACTGAGTTAAAATGTGTCGTCTCAATTTTTCCAAGACGTCTGGATCGTTGGTTCCAATGTAAAAGACTTTCGTTTCCTTCGGTTTGGGATATGTATCTAAGCGAACCGCAAAGGCCACCAGTTTTCCGGCTGAACCAGAAACTTCGTAAAGTTCCTTCGGGTCAGCATTATAACGGGTTGGTTGGTCGGAAGTGACGTTTCGAACCCGTTCTTCGTAATTCCGGTTATGCCCGACCCGCTCTGGATCATACAGGACGTCTTGGGCGGAATAGTTGTGATTTTCCAGGTTAGTAATGATTTCTTCGGGGGTATCCCCAAGTTCAATTCCTAAGTGGTTAACTAGCTTCAACTCACCGTCAGCAGTAATCTGAGCGTAAAGTGCCAGTTCCGTGTAAGCTGGTCCTCGTTGAATCAAGGCACCACCAGAATTGTTGTTAACTCCCCCAATTACCGTAGCCCCAATGTTAGAAGATCCAATCACAGAGTGCGGATCACGGTTAACTTTGTCCAGGTTGGTTTCCAATTCGTGTAACGTTAATCCCGGAAAGGCAATGACCTGTTTGTTGTCATCAATCAGTTGCATCCCCTTAATCCGCATAACGTTAATCACTAATACGTCCCGATCATAACCCCCATCAGCGGGTACAGATCCTTCCGTTAACCCAGTATTGGCAGCCTGCATAATCACAACTAGGTCGTTTTTTTGCACAACCTGTAAAATCCGCCAGAGTTCTAGTAATGTTCCTGGACGAACCACGGCCAACGCGTCTCCGCGACCGGATCGATAACCTTCCCGATACTGAAGTGATTTCTCCTTTGAAGTAATTACGTAACGACTACCAACGATGTTTTCTAATTCACTGATTACTGACATTGT includes:
- the hxlB gene encoding 6-phospho-3-hexuloisomerase, translated to MWQTIIAELAHQDVAIEPAELEQLHQAPRIFVYGGGRSGLALRGLAMRLMQLGKMAYVVGETTTPAIQSGDLLIVASASGTTIGTVNIAKAAQQAGANVWLLTTTDVSPLADLAQQVTLLPGKSKNLVGEEQASVQPMGSLFEQSVWLFGDALTLAYMQFAGITEAEMRNRHANLE
- the dld gene encoding D-lactate dehydrogenase; translation: MSVISELENIVGSRYVITSKEKSLQYREGYRSGRGDALAVVRPGTLLELWRILQVVQKNDLVVIMQAANTGLTEGSVPADGGYDRDVLVINVMRIKGMQLIDDNKQVIAFPGLTLHELETNLDKVNRDPHSVIGSSNIGATVIGGVNNNSGGALIQRGPAYTELALYAQITADGELKLVNHLGIELGDTPEEIITNLENHNYSAQDVLYDPERVGHNRNYEERVRNVTSDQPTRYNADPKELYEVSGSAGKLVAFAVRLDTYPKPKETKVFYIGTNDPDVLEKLRRHILTQFKHLPISGEYMHRDAYDLAKKYGKDSLMVIEYLGTNPLPFLFNFRAATERKLRHIPTFKPDFIDRTLQKSSVLFPNQLPKRMEEYRNKYTHYLQLKVSDDGIAEAKQYLDEFFQNNEGDYFECTHHEANVAAIHRYVAASVPIRYQETHQKEGNQILPLDVALPRNEEKWFETLPKEIDDQIQYKMYYGHFLDHVMHQDYILKPGVDAHELKPKMLKQFDARGAIYPAEHNVGHLYHAPETLVKHYKENDPTNTFNPGIGLTSKKKNWQ
- the hxlA gene encoding 3-hexulose-6-phosphate synthase: MKIQLAIDLEDVDGAIKLIDKTKDSIDIFEYGTPLVINFGLEGLAKIRKKFPDITLLADLKIMDVASYEVNQAFKYGADITTILGVAEDQSIKDAVKAAHDDGKEILVDMIGVQDVAKRAREIDAMGADYIGTHTGYDLQAKGETPFATFAKIKENVTNTKTAIAGGIKLDNVDEVKAANPDLLIVGGGIATTDDPEKTAAEFKAKLK
- a CDS encoding IS3 family transposase, coding for MEAQVIDTLRHKYSLKQLFRYFSMARSTFYYNLKRAKQPDKYRQVKSEIKSIFSKNLETFGYRRIWLKLVKCGISICPETVRKLMTQLGIKTKVYSKPTSKRYSSFRGKVGKIAPNLLKQHFSEKIPFKVLHTDITQVQLVDGKKAYISAIIDEASSEVISLVADNNERFQLVERMLNETKSKIKDLKQVTIHSDQGFHYQIPAYQSWIKANHVTQSMSRKGNCLDNAPIESFFNLLKRECLNRIKLTSLTSLKKVCQEYVKWFNKERISGNKKGLTPIEYRNKSLKTE
- a CDS encoding transposase, with the translated sequence MRTKFKIKVVEFYLNNPVSSRETARKFNIKSNTNLLQWIEIYKSEGPLGLKVNRSHKIYSREFKLSVVNYYKTHETSIRLTALEFKLNQSQVQNWIYQFNHFGAEALLPKRHGRPSMKKKYKDSPLSQDKESAYLDEISKLKAQINENQMEIDILKKHLASEYGIKIGQNDNWKHRS